Proteins encoded in a region of the Panicum hallii strain FIL2 chromosome 3, PHallii_v3.1, whole genome shotgun sequence genome:
- the LOC112887088 gene encoding probable membrane-associated kinase regulator 4: MAGRREEGDGEALREEEGEEDYIDMDLSSAAGAPAAREFEFMSAPLDRWGEPLASPADELFYKGKLLPLHLPPRLQMVEELLDGRDGGRFRGGREVLGGFSTAPATPYESCNASPANSCYVSGELNVEEYFQEYAAGLADAAAAAGERKPWSRKLKFMRQLNLGLKLKASKAYLKTIFAAKPGNQDDKNVPGAARGVQELVHGHGHLRPWRKNPFGQVRSNRCIALHSAVAGAGGGSGRATPTAERHKEREHGHRRSFSSVIVRYSSSNKMSPAPAPALPSSSSSSCSSSSSSSASSSVRTSSESDDGAGPALRRSSSASSEVENPIQGLIAYCKKSQQLASVRKSASDAGFRFLSSAASKIAAESDGLDELVEICRG; the protein is encoded by the coding sequence ATGGCGGGGAGGCGAGAGGAGGGGGACGGGGAGGCGCTgcgagaggaggaaggggaggaggatTACATCGACATGGACCTGAGCTCGGCCGCGGGGGCGCCCGCGGCGCGGGAGTTCGAGTTCATGTCGGCGCCGCTGGACCGGTGGGGGGAGCCGCTGGCGTCGCCGGCGGACGAGCTCTTCTACAAggggaagctgctgccgctgcaccTCCCGCCGCGCTTGCAGATGGTGGAGGAGCTCCTAGACGGCCGCGACGGTGGCCGCTTCAGGGGCGGCAGGGAGGTCCTCGGCGGATTCAGCACCGCACCCGCGACGCCGTACGAGTCATGCAACGCGTCGCCGGCAAACTCGTGCTACGTCAGCGGGGAGCTCAACGTCGAGgagtacttccaggagtacgcGGCCGGCCTGgcggacgccgcggcggcggccggggagaggAAGCCGTGGTCCAGGAAGCTCAAGTTCATGCGGCAGCTCAACCTCGGCCTCAAGCTCAAGGCGTCCAAGGCCTACCTGAAGACGATATTCGCAGCCAAGCCGGGGAACCAGGATGACAAGAACGTTCCTGGAGCGGCAAGGGGAGTCCAGGAGCTCGTCCACGGCCATGGCCACCTCAGGCCGTGGAGGAAGAACCCGTTCGGCCAGGTCAGGAGCAACAGGTGCATCGCCTTGCACAGCGCCGTCGCCGGCGCTGGCGGTGGCAGCGGCCGTGCTACACCCACGGCAGAGCGGCACAAGGAACGCGAGCACGGCCACAGGAGGTCCTTCTCCAGCGTCATCGTCCGGTACTCGTCGTCGAACAAGATgtcccccgcccccgcccccgcgctgcCGTCGTCGTCTTCGTCATCCTGCTCATCGTCGTCGAGCTCGTCGGCCTCCTCGTCGGTCCGGACCTCCAGCGAGTCCGACGACGGCGCGGGACCGGCGCTGAGGAGGAGCAGCAGCGCGAGCTCGGAGGTGGAGAACCCGATCCAGGGGCTCATCGCCTACTGCAAGAAGTCCCAGCAGCTGGCCTCGGTCAGGAAGAGCGCCAGCGACGCCGGGTTCCGGTTCCTCTCGTCGGCGGCGTCCAAGATCGCCGCAGAGTCCGACGGCCTCGACGAGCTGGTCGAGATTTGCAGAGGATGA